GTCAGCACTGCCCTCAGCTTTTCCCTCCAGGGGTGAGGCCTTTCCTCCCAGGAaggaatatttgcttttttttttttttttagcagtcaCTGGGACCCTCCCTACTCCCCTGCTCTTCTCAGAGGCACTCCTGGGGCATGCCTGCTCAGCGGGGAATTTGGTCACACAGACACATAAATCGGAGTTTGTAGGTACTCTGTATCTCCTAGCTTCACTGAAAATGTAGCGCgcgcgtgcgtgcgtgcatgtgtgtgtgtgtgtttccaatcTCTTTACAGGCGTCAAGAGGggaaatttagaaataaactGCTGCCACATTTCCCTCAAAGCCCTACAAGGAGGctttttagaaaggaaaagacTTTGGCAAAAGCAATGTTGGTGAGTCGGTTATGGTTCTACAGAGCTGTCCCTTGTAGACTCAGAATCCTCACTTGTTTTCCCGCCTCAGGGAAAGCCTCTTGTTAACCAAGCCCCTGAGTCTGGTGCAAACACCAGGATGCCCTTTTGTTCATTTACAATAAGAAATAGAGCTGCAGCAGAGATCCGTTTCTTCCCAGCCCCCCACACTCCCcccatacacacatgtacactgTATCATTCAGGTTCTCAAATTTGGTTCATTTGAGgagacagttttgttttgtttttttaatttggctgggctgggtcttagttgaagcACGTGgcatctttagttgcagcacgcaggatctttttttagctgcggcatgcgggatctttagttgtggcatgcgaactcttagttgctgcatgtgggatctagttccctgaccagggatggaacccaggccccctgcattgggagcgcagagtcttagccactggaccaccaggaaagtgcCCAGAGATAGTTTATTTACAAAGGTGTGGGTCAGGTATACGTGAATCACAAGGCATATTGCAACCCCGGCCCAAAGGGATGAGGGAAGGAGAGATTGCAGCAGTGGTTTTTACTCATTTTGTGCCACAGATCTCTTCGGCATTCTGgtaaagtgtaaaataaaaaatatataacaaagtaAAACAATTACATTGAGCTCCAGTTatcaaaatactaataaaatattgGGATAGAAAAAAACCATGTACTTATTACCACATTAAAAGACAAGAGATTTAAAATAGAGgcaagttgggacttccctggtggtccagtgggtaagactccacgctcccaatgcagggggcccgggttccatccctggtcagggaactagaccccacatgcctcaacaaaagatcccgcgtgccacactaAGACCcggcatagccaaataaataaataaatattaaaaaaagaaacacaggcaAGTTGAAGTTAGACTTTAATAAAGATATATCAGTGCAAAAGATGTTGTTGGCTTGAGTAAGAACTTTAAACTGTGAAGTGGTCTTTGACAAGGCAACACGTGTAATGTTGGACGTGAGAAgaggttgtacatttttttcttttccaaatgcaCAGACCACCTGAAAGTTATTTCCTGGGCTTCTGAAACCTGGAAAAGGACAGCATCATGTAGAGCAGGTTGCCTGGAGAGGAGCATTGCCCATAGATGGAGGTGTCAGCCAGCCTGAGGTGACCTTGTGGGAAGGCAGCCAGAGGAATGAATACCCTTAATGTCCTCCCTCCTGTTGTTTTCCTGCCAGGCTCCCCATCAGCCAAGACAGCTAGAAGCCAGAGGTGCCCTTGATATAGTCTGTACAGGTTAGTCTCCTGGGGCAGAGAACAGAGTGGGAGAGGGAAAATGGAGGGGCAAACAGAAGACATCCaggcccccccacacacacagacaagctTTCTGGCCAGTGTATTTTCTTCATGTAGGTACACAGGGGGCCTAATTCTAACCAGGAGTTCCCCTGGAGAGTGTGGAACCATATCAAGGACCCTTAGCAACACGGTGCCAGTCCTGTAAGGGGCTCTAACCTCACAGGGTTCTAGCGGGTCATTTCTTGAGCCAGCTCAGCATTCTCTCCCTGACTGCTTGGCTGGACACTAACAACTCTGGCCTCAGTGACTCCTCCTTTTTCTGCCTCCAAGACTCACCAGCCCCACCACCCACTGACACGTACTTAAGCCATGTTGACACCTTCAGTGAGGACAGCAAGCCCTGCAGGCTTGGGAGTCACTCTCTTGCTTTAGGGCCCATGgctctcaaacttgagtgtgtaTCAGAGTCATCTGAGGCACTTGTTAAAAAGCTATTGCtggaccccacccccagagtttctgattcagtaggtctgggatggggcccaacAATGTGCGTTTCTAACATGTTTCCATGTGATGCTGGTGGAAGGACCACtcgctgagaaccactgctttaaggaGATTCTGCATGTCTCTCCTCAGAGCTAGATTTTGCAGCCTGTCACAGAGTTACCTACTTCCCTTATTTCTGGGTTCACAGCTGCTCCCTGGCAGCTCTCTgcccagaggccccacctcccCTTCAGCCTTGACTGCGGACTGTGAGCTTGCCCTCCCTTTGGTCCAGCGGGCCAGCCCCTGGGTTTGGGTGGGAGGTGTCTTCTCGCATCTCTGTTCTTCACAGGCTTTCCCACATCTGTGCTTATGCTGAGTTTCATTCGCCACTCACTTGCCCATCTAGTTACTCTTTACACTTCATTTTTGTCCCTTGGTCAGAGCAGCTGTCACTTTCTCTTTCCCAGGAAGTTTTTCTGAGCATCTAAGCTCTATCTCACCTTGGTAGTCTGCCAAGCCACCCGCGAGGGAAAGACTACTCTGGGACGCAATCTCAGTCCAAATAAAAGCCAGATTCTTCCCAATGGCCTACAAGGCTCTATGCAATCTGACctcacctcctgcctctgcttcCCCTCACACACCTGGCTCCACTACACTGGCCTTCCTGCTGCTTCACGAATACTCAGACATCCAGACACGTCCTCACCTTAGGACCTTTGcgtttgctgttccctctgcctgaaatgctcccCTCCTATATATCCACGTGGCTTGTTCCCTCACCTCCTTGaaatctttgctcaaatatcactttCTCAGAGAAGCCTCCCTAAGCACCCTATTTAAATCTGCAGTTCGCGCAGCCCTTCCTATCTCCCTCCCTACTTTGTTCTCCATAGGCACTTACCACCTTTAatatacttgtttatttttattgtctgtctcccccaatCAGATCGTCCATGAGGACAAGAGTTTACATTTATTTGGTTCATTGGCCCTAGAaaggtgcctggcatatagtaagcactcaataaatatttgttgaatgaatgtatgaataaaaaaatagattccCCCCACTAGGCACCAAGACCATCGGGAGGGCAGGGTTGCAGCTTTCTCCTCAGGGGGAGAGGAAGCTGTGATAAAGGGAACTCAAGAGGCCAGAGTCCCCATCAGCATCTCCCCCAATCATGTGGGTCAGGGAGAGGGCAGTGAGAAATGAAGACTCCCAGCtgcagaagaggaaataggttgggggcgggggagagaaggaaaggtgtGCCCATCAGTGCTGGGGCAGAGTGGCTGAAGCTTGGGGCGGGGAGTTTAGACTAAAGTGTCTCAGTGAGGGGGACGCACTGTCCTGGCCTCCCCTAGAAGCCACTAGCCAAAAAGAGCAGCAAAGGGGATAAAGAGTGTGCCTAGGGAGGACATTTATCAGAGGCTACTCCCCACTCTGTTGAACCCACAGTGACCAGCACCGCCCCACCCCTAATGTCGGCCTCATCCCCTGGCTCTTGTGTCCACCAATGCTATCTCTCTCAGCACCACTGGCCTCCaaagaatctatttttttttttggccgtgtcatgcagcttgtgggattttagttcccccaccagggattgaacccaggccctcggcagtgacagcgccacagtcctaaccactggaccaccagggaattcccccaaagaATCTACTGAAATTCTCAAATTCCAGAGCTCTGTAGATTTTACTGAAAATTTCAAAGGAGATAAGATGAGGGGATTACATTGTACATCCTAAAGCAAACAAAGACTCCTTTGTCAGACACTTCCATATTTCCAAGTGCCTCTCTGGAGCTGCCAGGTGGGAAGTGAAGTACCTCTCCCTTTCCAGACCCTGCACCCATCTTGCCACCCTCCCAGATCTGCCAGCAACTTCAGGTTCTTCTCCCATCCACAGTGCAGAAAAATTCAGTCAGCCTTTCCTCAGCTCCCTATCCAAACCTGCGTGTCCAGACTTGTGAAACCTGGGCCTCAGTCACCTGAACCTCCAGACCTGTTCAGAGATTCTTTGTTCCTGAGAATAAACGCTCCCTGGGGTCTTACTGACCTTCCCCCACTCCTTTGGTGGCTTATCGAAATatttctttcacacacacactgggcTCCCCTTAAGAGGAATTAAGGAGAATGTTGTTTTCTCATCTCCTTTCTACACCCAGCTCCCCCTTCTTCCTGGGTGCTAGTGTCAGCAGAAGCTGATGGGGAAGTGAGGCCTGGAACTCAGAGGAGGAGGGAATGAGGGGAAAGGGGAAGTTTGGGAGGGAGGCCTCCAGGAAGCTGGTGGGAGAGGACAGCTGGCAGACAGAGAGGCGCCCAGCCTGGTCTGTCTCCTCCAGCATCTGCTGAGCTATGAGCCAAACAAGGGATTTACAGGGTAGGGAAGGTGGAATAGGCAGGATCCGAAAACGGGAGAAAGGAGGTGGACAgtcctgggctgggggctgggaatcTGGCCCATGAAGGCAGAATTGTGATGGCTTCAGGCTGGGCTTGGGggtgaggagaggaagggggcAGTGAGGCTACATTAACCTTTGCGCCCCTTCAGGAGGAAAAGCCTTTGGACTGCTGAAGGCCCAGCAAGAAGAGAGACTCAGTGAAATCAACAAGGTAAAAGGAAGAACTAAGGTGCGGGGCGGGGCGGTGGTGTGTGACCAGGAGGGCCTACCCAGGTTCTTGCTTTCCCCCACAGCAATTCCTGGATGATCCCAAATATAGCAGTGACGAGGACCTGCCCTCCAAACTGGAAGCCTTCAAGAGTGAGGGGAAAACTATAGGGGTGGAGAAGGGGGTGAGGAGGGTAGGATTTCCCCAGGAAGAGAGCAGATGGCAGAAACAAAGTTGACTTTTGGGGTGGGAAAAAGGAAGGCTGCCTCTATCGCCACCCTGGTTAGTCCTTTTCCCCGGCCTGCCCCTCTCAGGAGCCCCTCTAGTTCCCTACACCGTACCAGGGCCCTCAGCCTCCCAACCTTCACACTTCCTCTACCTGCCCCACCTCTTCTTCATCTTTCCCCCCCCACCTAGCACTCGGTcaatccctgccctgcccctgcctgggACCCTCCAGCCAGTGCTTACCCTCTCTGCTTTCTCCCCTCACCCAGAGAAATACATGGAGTTTGACCTGAATGGAAACGGAGATATCGGTGAGAAAAGGGTGATCCTGGGGGAGTGTGCAGATCTAGGAAGAGGGAGGTCTTTCCCACAGTGCTCCATTCCCAATGGTTCGGGAGAGGGCCCATCGACCAGGGTAGGAAGGGGAATGGGGATGAGGAGGTAGAGGCGACAGAGTGAGAGAGGCTCCCCCTCTTCTTACCCCCATCCTCTGCCTCCAGATATCATGTCCCTGAAGCGAATGCTGGAGAAACTTGAGGTCCCCAAGACCCACCTGGAGCTAAAGAAATTAATCAGGGAGGTATCCAGCGGCCCTGGGGAGACTTTCAGCTACTCTGACTTTCTCAAGATGATGTTGGGCAAGAGATCTGCCATCCTAAAAATGTGAGGGTCCAGTTCCAACCTCCCCTATACTTACCTGttttctctccccccacctccatccccaggtTCACCTTCTACACATTACTCAGCATGCATTTCTCTTCCGTCTTTTGAGAGACCCTTCCAAGGTGCCATCCTCATCCATGGTCTGGTCCCCACAGCCCCCAGTACTCCCACTCCtgccctttctccttctcctcccacccccacaaaCCTCATCCTTTTCCTGGACTTTCACAGCAGCCTAAAATTTATTCTCTTGAGAGGACTGTCCCCTGATCCCTGTGTCTCTTCCCATCTCAATCAGGATCCTGATGTATGAAGAGAAAGCAAGAGAACAGGAGAAGTCAGCGGGTCCCCCAGCCAAGAAGGCTATCTCTGAGTTGCCCTGATTTGTGGTGAAGGAGATGTGGTGGGATTGAAGGGGCTTCTATGACTCCAACAtggaaaaagaacacaaaattgtGAGCCAGAGCTAAACTAATTTAAATAAACTACCCTCCTTCAGATCAACAGATCAGCTTGGTCActgtttgggggattttttttttcctgggtttGGGAAGGAGTGAAGCGTCTTTGAGGGAAGGGTAGCAAGGATTTGCCCATCTGAGCAATCCATCAACAATTCTGTAGTATGTCTACTACAGCAGATGGTTTTGTACACCAAGGGGGATTCCAGATGTATAAGATAGCCTTGACCTCCCTCAAGGAATTTAAGTGGGATGAAAAGACATGTACAGACAAAAAATATATCATCCAAGCTCATGATGAAGAGCAAGGATTACCTTGAACCAACATTCTCTATGACTATAAGCTTTGTAACCTCAATGATTATTCAGCCTCTCTGAGTCTTTCATTTGAAAATGAGAGTAATATGATCTACCCTGCAGTGCCTGACATATCATAAGCCCTCAATAATGTTTAAaacttgaatgaatggatggatggatagatgaaagAACTGGTGTTATTGAATTAAGTAAAGGATTCACGACACTATAAAGCCTGACAATTTAAGTGAAAATGAGTCTTGAGGTCCCGTTGGGGACAAGCTACAACAACCGAGTCTATCTAATAAAAGGAAAAGGGGCTTGTATTAGGAGAGTACTGAGGGCATATTCTGAGGATACAGGATCTCTGGATGGCAGAAAGGGTTAAAAAGCCAATTCCAGGGAAGACAGGAGCCTGAGAGTTCCCAGGCCTTTGGTGAGGCTATTCCTGGACTTTTCCTCCAAGGGGTCCAGATGCATTAACTCCAGCAACTCCCAGTCATTGGCCACTATTTCAGATTTCCTTACTCCCTGGAAAGCAAGAATCAAATTGGCCCAGCTTGTTTCATGTACCAAGGACAGATCAGGCCCCTAGGGCCACTCATTTTGGCCCTTTCCAATGGTAAAGCCAGGTTGGCATCCTAAAGAGTGCTACAGTAACTGTATAGGACTTCAGATGAGGACGAGATCAATGTGGGTTCAATAAAATAtctgaatataacaaaattaatAGCTAagctttactgagcacctactatacacTGGGTAGAtgctttctgtgtattaattcatttaatcttcccgaCAACTCTGGCGACACCAAGCAGGATAGGAAGGATCTGGAGCTTAAACAATTTGTTCATTCAGGATAAATAAATTGGGTTATATCTACACAATGGACTACTATTATATAGCAATAAGAATGAACAGACTACAACtacatgcaacaatgtggatCAATTTCATTAAtacaatgttgagcaaaagaagacaGGCATAAAAGAACCCTtactgtacaattccatttatataaagtacaaaaacaagtaaaactaatatatattgttagaagtcaggataatAGTTAGCCTTGGGGGAGGGCAGTGACTACAAGAGGCCCTTGGGCAGCTTTTGTGCTAGTTAAGGTTCTGTTTTTGGTTACATGTTTTGCTCAGTTCATGAAAAGTTAtcaaaatttcatatatatatatgaaatacacatatatattacacaCTTTgataagaagaattttttttttttcttttttggctgggttgggtcttcattgctgcacgcgggctttctctagttgcagtgagcgggggctactctaaagaagatttaaaaaatcgcTTATTGGACATTAACTATGTTCCATTCCCTATTCCAGGTGCTTGGGATAGaagagtgaacaaaacaaagatccctgCCTTTGTGAAGTTTACGTTCTGTTGTGGGAACTGGTGTGGGAGGAGGACagacaataaaaagtaaacataatttaaaattcatatgatcTATTAGAAAATGACAAGTATTATGAAAAAAAGAGAACGTAGAGCAGGTTAAAGGGAATGAGGGGTGCCAGGATGGTCAGGGAAGATTAAAATTTTGAAAGGGTAATCAGGAGAGGCCTCATTGAGGAGGTGACCAACACTGAGCAAAAACTTCAAGGAAATAAAGGAGTGAGCCATGCAGGTTTCTGGGGGAAAAGTCAGTTGGGCAGAGGGAAAAGGAGCAGAAGGGCCCTAGGGTAAAGACAGGTCTGTGCAGATAGGCAgagtaataaaatcagaaacataaTAGAGGGCCAAGTCATCTAGGGTCTTGTGGGCCAcagtaaggactttggcttttattctgagaGAAATGGAGAGGCAATGCAGGACTTTGAGCAAAGGAATGCTTTGAAAACTCCTCTGAGAAAAGGCCCCACTCTGACTGCAGTATAGAGAATAGACTGTAGGAGCAGGGGTAGACTtaggaagaccagttaggaggctgttacTGTAACCCAGGTAAGAGATGAGGACGGCTCAGATCAAAGTGGAAGTGAAGAGGTTGGATTCTGTATAATTTCTCAATATAGGATTTCCTGTCTGATTGAAAGTGGAGAGTAAGATAAAGAAAGGAGTCAATGAAGTTTCCAAGGTTTTTGACttaactggaatttttttttaattaatttttattggagtatagttgttttacaatgttgtgttagtttaactgtaatttttaaattgtcatcAGCTGAGATGGTGAAGGCTGTGGATAGAGCAAGTATTGGAGGACTGGAGATCAAAATGTTCAGTTTTGGACATACTGAATTTGAAATGATCTGTTAGATACCCAAGAGGTGATGTCAAGTACATAGCTGTGTATACAAGTCTGGAGTTTTGGAGTGAGGTCTCTGATGAATAGACacatttgggagtcatcagcatataAACGTTATTTCAAGCCATGAGACTGATGCTCTTGGCAGTTTGGGTAGAAGGTGGGGATGAAGGCTTGACTGGAGTGGGTTTAAGAAAGAATGAGAGGAGAGACATTGGAGACAGTGTGTATGGATAGGTCTTCCAAGAAATTCTGCTGTGGTAACTGACTGGGGAAAGGGGACACGAGAATCATTTTGAAAGtttgagagggacttccctggtggtgcagtggttaagaatccaccttccaggccttccctggtggtgcagtggttaagaatccccctgccaatgcaggggacacgggttcgagccctggtctgggaagatcccacatgctgccgagcaactaagcccgtgtgccacaactactg
Above is a genomic segment from Eubalaena glacialis isolate mEubGla1 chromosome 7, mEubGla1.1.hap2.+ XY, whole genome shotgun sequence containing:
- the AIF1 gene encoding allograft inflammatory factor 1 → MSQTRDLQGGKAFGLLKAQQEERLSEINKQFLDDPKYSSDEDLPSKLEAFKKKYMEFDLNGNGDIDIMSLKRMLEKLEVPKTHLELKKLIREVSSGPGETFSYSDFLKMMLGKRSAILKMILMYEEKAREQEKSAGPPAKKAISELP